A region of Thermococcus argininiproducens DNA encodes the following proteins:
- a CDS encoding (Fe-S)-binding protein has translation MPRKWDWLKDEIKGLELIRSAPLIFKFISGKLNGPDDLVKCALCPNMCRHACPISIVDGKETTSPAGKARIAFFIRDGKLELNLENIEPLYMCLSCDACTQWCPFEFSVSNLTRPIKEEAVKKGITFKEFSEVFKNLKEYGYVYGEPKDEKMVRDGNILYLRGCTIREKYPEVEKKTSKVLESLGYKPFTTSEKCCGIPAYNLGNITLFKKLAKEQAEIINSSGADVVVTSCPSCAYAYRVLYPKYSIKINPKIFHITEFLEGKIKGLKTKGRVTFHDPCKLAIGLKRPELLEKLLLSIEGLEVKSPRRKGKETFCCGYGGSAISRLNAQLADEISNERLKELREEAEVIVTACPTCKLAFESNYGKTLDIAELLYDVLRG, from the coding sequence ATGCCCAGAAAGTGGGACTGGCTGAAAGATGAGATCAAGGGGCTTGAACTGATTAGAAGTGCTCCATTGATCTTTAAATTCATAAGTGGAAAGCTAAACGGGCCAGATGATCTTGTGAAATGTGCTCTCTGTCCCAACATGTGCCGACATGCATGTCCAATCAGCATAGTTGATGGAAAAGAAACCACATCTCCCGCTGGAAAAGCCAGAATAGCGTTCTTTATACGTGACGGAAAACTAGAGTTGAACTTGGAAAATATTGAACCGCTTTATATGTGCCTCTCATGCGATGCATGTACTCAGTGGTGCCCATTTGAATTCTCTGTGTCGAATTTAACAAGACCCATTAAAGAAGAGGCCGTTAAGAAAGGAATAACTTTTAAAGAATTTAGTGAAGTCTTTAAAAATCTTAAAGAATATGGATACGTCTATGGAGAACCTAAGGATGAAAAAATGGTAAGAGATGGCAATATTCTTTATTTAAGGGGATGTACTATCAGGGAAAAATATCCCGAAGTTGAAAAGAAGACCTCTAAAGTTCTTGAGAGTTTAGGATATAAGCCCTTCACAACAAGCGAAAAGTGTTGTGGAATCCCTGCATATAATCTCGGAAATATTACACTCTTCAAAAAGCTTGCAAAAGAGCAAGCTGAGATAATAAACTCTTCTGGAGCGGATGTTGTGGTGACTTCTTGCCCCTCCTGTGCCTATGCCTATCGCGTGCTTTATCCAAAATACAGCATAAAGATTAACCCAAAAATCTTCCACATTACAGAATTCCTCGAGGGGAAAATTAAGGGACTAAAAACCAAAGGAAGGGTAACGTTTCATGATCCCTGCAAACTAGCCATAGGTCTTAAAAGGCCCGAACTTCTTGAAAAACTTCTATTAAGCATAGAAGGTCTTGAAGTCAAATCCCCTAGAAGAAAAGGAAAGGAGACTTTCTGTTGTGGATATGGAGGAAGTGCGATATCACGCTTAAACGCACAGTTAGCAGACGAAATATCAAACGAACGTCTTAAAGAGCTTAGAGAAGAAGCTGAGGTTATAGTAACCGCCTGTCCTACATGTAAACTAGCTTTTGAATCCAATTACGGAAAAACTCTCGATATAGCGGAGCTTCTGTACGATGTTTTGAGGGGGTAA
- a CDS encoding FAD-binding oxidoreductase, producing MTNLEVVMRSNHELPSDVLKHLISILGNRVSTKDVDLLSYSRDYWPITLHWMLKGKIPALARAIVWPKNTREVQDVVKIAYENAIPVYTYGGGSGVLGGAIPEQGGIVVDMKKMRSIKLHEENLLVEVEAGTNGYYLEKYLNKKGYTLGHFPQSLYPSTIGGWIATKATGQFSTKYGGIEDMVLGLEAVLPWGDVVTLKPHVRSATGPDLKTLFIGSEGILGIITKTWLKIWPYPEKRILLSFASETLEEALDSVNRILKRGARPAVVRIYDIVETKRHFYKFDEVYGKIATIIILEGDSKLVEAEKQIIEEEFKGKALGENLVKHWLETRFNVKEASEFAPLGVVFDTIEVSIHWSKAIKLYRSLINVMRSVKGTLFVSAHASHFYPQGVCFYFTFAGIPKGDPTEYYNEVWDVAMKTTLEVGGAISHHHGIGRQRGKWLKEDLGLAFEVLKKVKNALDEKKIMNPRNMGV from the coding sequence TTGACCAATTTGGAAGTTGTAATGAGATCTAACCATGAACTCCCTTCCGATGTTCTGAAACACTTAATTAGTATCCTGGGGAATAGGGTCTCCACAAAAGATGTTGATCTTCTCTCATATAGTCGAGATTACTGGCCAATAACCCTTCACTGGATGCTTAAGGGAAAAATTCCTGCACTAGCAAGAGCCATTGTATGGCCTAAGAACACGAGAGAGGTGCAAGATGTGGTAAAGATAGCATACGAAAATGCTATTCCAGTATATACTTACGGGGGTGGCTCTGGGGTTCTTGGCGGAGCTATTCCCGAACAAGGGGGAATAGTTGTAGACATGAAAAAAATGCGCTCTATCAAGCTTCATGAGGAAAACTTGTTGGTTGAAGTTGAAGCTGGCACGAATGGCTATTATTTGGAAAAATACCTCAATAAAAAAGGATACACACTTGGTCATTTTCCACAATCTCTTTACCCCTCAACTATCGGTGGATGGATAGCCACTAAAGCAACCGGACAATTTTCAACAAAATATGGGGGAATAGAAGACATGGTGCTAGGCCTTGAAGCAGTTCTTCCATGGGGGGATGTGGTAACTTTAAAACCTCATGTAAGAAGTGCGACAGGACCGGACCTGAAAACACTTTTTATTGGTAGTGAGGGAATTCTTGGAATAATCACAAAAACCTGGCTTAAAATATGGCCTTATCCCGAAAAGAGAATACTGCTATCCTTTGCCTCAGAAACTCTTGAAGAAGCTCTCGATTCAGTGAACCGCATACTTAAAAGAGGCGCAAGACCAGCGGTTGTAAGAATATACGACATTGTCGAGACTAAAAGACACTTTTACAAATTCGACGAAGTCTATGGAAAGATAGCTACCATTATCATACTTGAAGGAGATTCAAAACTTGTTGAAGCGGAAAAACAGATAATTGAAGAGGAGTTTAAAGGAAAGGCCCTTGGAGAAAATCTTGTAAAACACTGGTTAGAAACCCGATTTAACGTAAAAGAGGCTTCAGAGTTCGCACCACTAGGGGTTGTGTTTGACACCATTGAAGTCTCTATCCACTGGAGTAAAGCCATAAAGCTGTATAGATCCCTGATTAACGTTATGCGTTCTGTAAAGGGAACACTTTTTGTCTCTGCCCATGCTTCTCACTTTTATCCTCAAGGAGTGTGCTTTTATTTCACCTTTGCAGGGATTCCTAAGGGAGATCCTACAGAGTACTACAATGAAGTATGGGATGTTGCTATGAAGACCACACTTGAAGTAGGCGGAGCAATAAGCCACCATCACGGAATAGGAAGACAACGGGGTAAATGGCTCAAAGAAGATCTTGGACTTGCTTTTGAAGTTCTGAAGAAGGTAAAGAATGCTCTTGATGAGAAAAAGATTATGAATCCCAGAAATATGGGGGTATGA
- a CDS encoding pyridoxal phosphate-dependent aminotransferase has product MALSDRLELVNPSEIRKLFDLAQGIEGVISLGIGEPDFDTPAHIKEYAKEALDKGLTHYSPNSGILELREAVAEKLKKHNKINVDPKTQIMITVGTNQQILMGLSTFLKDNEEVLIPSPMFVSYAPAVILAGGKPIEVPTYEENEFRLSVDELKKYITPRTRALIINSPNNPTGAVLTKKDLKEIADFAVEHDLIILSDEVYEYFVYDGVKNYSIASLNGMFERTITMNGFSKTFAMTGWRLGFVAAPEWIIEKMIRFQMYNATCPVTFIQYAAAKALRDERSWEAIEEMRREYERRRNLVWKRLNEMGLPTVKPKGAFYIFPRIKDTGLSSKEFSELMTKEAKVVLVPGTAFGQAGEGYIRISYATAYEKLEEAMDRIEKVLKDKKLV; this is encoded by the coding sequence ATGGCTCTAAGTGATAGACTAGAGTTAGTAAACCCTTCCGAAATAAGAAAACTTTTTGATCTTGCGCAAGGGATCGAAGGAGTCATTTCTCTAGGGATAGGCGAACCTGATTTTGACACTCCAGCACACATAAAAGAGTACGCAAAGGAAGCCCTTGACAAAGGACTAACTCATTATAGTCCAAATAGTGGTATTCTTGAGCTTCGGGAAGCAGTTGCAGAGAAACTCAAAAAGCATAACAAGATTAATGTGGATCCAAAGACTCAAATAATGATAACCGTTGGTACAAATCAGCAAATTTTAATGGGATTGAGCACTTTCTTAAAAGATAATGAGGAAGTTCTCATCCCCTCTCCCATGTTTGTAAGTTATGCTCCCGCTGTTATCCTGGCAGGAGGAAAACCTATTGAAGTTCCTACTTATGAGGAAAACGAATTTCGCCTAAGTGTTGATGAGCTTAAAAAATACATCACGCCTAGAACAAGAGCACTCATTATAAACTCTCCAAATAATCCTACAGGAGCAGTTTTAACAAAGAAAGACCTCAAAGAGATAGCCGATTTTGCAGTAGAACACGATTTGATAATACTTAGTGATGAAGTCTATGAGTACTTTGTTTATGATGGAGTGAAAAATTACAGCATAGCCTCCCTTAATGGAATGTTTGAAAGAACAATAACAATGAACGGTTTTTCAAAAACATTCGCCATGACCGGATGGAGACTAGGATTTGTAGCAGCTCCTGAATGGATAATAGAGAAAATGATACGCTTCCAAATGTATAATGCAACCTGCCCAGTAACTTTCATCCAATATGCAGCTGCTAAGGCCCTAAGAGATGAAAGAAGCTGGGAGGCTATTGAAGAAATGCGAAGAGAATACGAAAGACGAAGGAACCTTGTCTGGAAAAGACTCAATGAAATGGGTCTCCCAACAGTAAAACCAAAGGGCGCCTTTTACATCTTTCCAAGAATCAAAGATACTGGGCTGTCAAGCAAAGAATTCAGCGAACTCATGACTAAGGAAGCAAAAGTTGTGCTAGTGCCAGGAACTGCTTTTGGACAAGCTGGTGAGGGCTATATAAGAATAAGCTACGCCACAGCGTATGAAAAGCTTGAAGAGGCTATGGATAGAATAGAGAAAGTCCTGAAAGATAAAAAACTTGTTTGA
- a CDS encoding carbamoyltransferase family protein, whose protein sequence is MIILGIHDGHDAGAVLLKGNTIYAVNEERLNRIKKYRGFPELSIKKVIEMAHVHPNEIDAIAVAGLFRKHSRLLELERGLKSIFGGEFKKKVLFVEHHLAHAASAYYTSGWEESLALSIDAAGDGLSSSIYIGRNGEMIRIAQSTYLDSLGDFYASVTELLGFKPMRHEGKIMSLAAYGKPTYDLTNIIELNELSFENKLKVVGIEATKKLAEFFDYPFSRAREIAQQMKKGDLKGKIQRKAIEIAASAQAHLEKIIDELGLKLTTYNLKLAYAGGVAQNVKANAVLREYFPDLWVFPAMDDSGLAFGAAAFIKAQFERLDSKWKPFKLEHVYLGPRYNENEIEAFLKKNDINFEYQEDISELVAEMLVDGKIIGLFQGKMEYGPRALGNRSILADPRNREIVEKLNVALNRDVFQPFAPSILEEKIKEYLQNPYPNKFMTISYEATKKMKLEAPAVVHVDGTTRPQTLMKKDNPTYYNIIKHFEQETETGIVLNTSFNMHGEPIVCSPNDALRTFFKAKLDVLILENFVVYR, encoded by the coding sequence ATGATTATCTTAGGAATTCATGATGGGCATGACGCAGGGGCAGTCCTTCTCAAAGGGAATACAATCTACGCAGTGAATGAAGAAAGACTCAACAGGATTAAGAAATATCGGGGATTTCCGGAGCTTAGCATAAAGAAGGTTATTGAGATGGCTCATGTACATCCCAATGAGATCGATGCTATAGCCGTTGCTGGGCTCTTTAGAAAACATTCTAGACTACTTGAACTTGAAAGAGGATTAAAGTCGATATTTGGAGGAGAATTCAAAAAGAAGGTTCTCTTTGTTGAGCACCACCTAGCACATGCGGCCTCAGCTTATTACACTTCTGGATGGGAGGAAAGTTTAGCTTTAAGCATAGACGCTGCGGGAGATGGGTTAAGCTCCTCAATATATATCGGTAGAAATGGAGAAATGATTAGAATAGCTCAGAGCACATATCTTGACTCTCTAGGAGATTTTTATGCATCTGTTACTGAGCTTTTGGGTTTCAAACCTATGCGGCACGAGGGAAAGATTATGAGTCTAGCAGCTTATGGAAAACCTACTTATGATCTCACGAACATAATAGAACTTAATGAACTAAGCTTCGAAAACAAGCTTAAAGTAGTTGGAATCGAAGCCACAAAAAAGCTTGCAGAATTTTTTGACTATCCTTTCTCAAGAGCAAGAGAAATTGCCCAGCAAATGAAGAAAGGAGATCTTAAGGGGAAAATACAAAGAAAAGCAATAGAAATAGCAGCAAGTGCCCAAGCCCATCTTGAGAAAATCATCGACGAGCTTGGATTAAAACTTACAACTTACAACTTAAAACTAGCCTATGCTGGCGGTGTTGCTCAAAACGTAAAAGCGAATGCTGTTTTAAGGGAATATTTTCCAGATCTTTGGGTTTTTCCTGCAATGGATGACTCAGGATTGGCATTTGGTGCTGCGGCTTTTATAAAGGCTCAATTTGAGCGATTAGATAGTAAATGGAAGCCATTTAAATTAGAACATGTCTATCTAGGCCCAAGGTATAATGAAAATGAAATTGAAGCCTTCCTAAAGAAGAATGACATTAACTTTGAATATCAAGAAGACATCTCAGAACTCGTTGCTGAAATGCTTGTTGATGGCAAAATCATTGGGCTTTTCCAAGGAAAAATGGAGTACGGCCCAAGGGCCTTGGGAAACCGTTCTATTCTTGCAGACCCGAGAAATAGGGAAATCGTCGAGAAGCTTAATGTCGCACTAAACAGAGATGTGTTTCAACCCTTTGCTCCATCGATCCTAGAGGAGAAAATTAAGGAGTATCTCCAAAATCCATATCCAAATAAGTTTATGACAATAAGTTATGAAGCTACTAAAAAAATGAAGCTTGAGGCACCAGCAGTTGTTCATGTGGATGGTACCACACGACCACAAACACTTATGAAAAAAGACAATCCAACTTATTACAATATAATAAAACATTTTGAGCAAGAAACGGAAACAGGGATAGTATTAAACACTAGTTTCAATATGCACGGCGAACCTATAGTGTGCTCACCTAACGATGCTTTAAGAACCTTCTTCAAAGCCAAATTGGATGTTCTTATTTTAGAGAACTTTGTTGTCTATCGATGA